One Fimbriimonadaceae bacterium DNA window includes the following coding sequences:
- a CDS encoding GNAT family N-acetyltransferase codes for MRIEEAVEAFVRGFAFTRSLAHPYVVERIEDVWVMRDGPGKKGDPRNEEWVALGLAPERVDDVAGRHARGRFAVAWVCPLGESDLEERAGFKALGYRLGATEPLFVHDLQAVPVAESPAIVSRVEDPERAARLGRLLRRKPLRDEFLAEDSAWRQYVAEIDGEIVGWVASIDAGTARWCANLQVVREHRRKGIAKALMGRMLEDDRRLGDRASVLLSSHTGAHLYPTVGYRQLGTLLLYTL; via the coding sequence ATGCGGATCGAGGAGGCGGTGGAGGCGTTCGTGCGCGGTTTCGCGTTCACCCGATCGCTTGCGCACCCCTACGTCGTCGAGCGCATCGAGGATGTCTGGGTGATGCGGGACGGACCGGGGAAGAAGGGAGACCCGCGCAACGAGGAGTGGGTTGCGCTTGGGCTCGCTCCAGAGCGGGTCGACGACGTTGCGGGAAGGCATGCGCGGGGCCGATTCGCCGTCGCCTGGGTGTGCCCTCTCGGCGAGTCGGACCTCGAGGAGCGCGCCGGGTTCAAAGCCCTTGGGTATCGGCTTGGCGCCACCGAACCCCTCTTCGTTCACGATTTGCAGGCAGTGCCTGTGGCCGAGAGTCCGGCGATCGTGAGTCGGGTTGAAGATCCCGAACGGGCCGCGCGGCTTGGTCGACTTCTCCGGCGCAAACCGCTCCGAGACGAGTTCCTTGCGGAAGATTCCGCCTGGCGGCAGTATGTCGCCGAGATCGACGGCGAGATCGTGGGTTGGGTGGCCAGCATCGACGCCGGAACGGCGCGCTGGTGTGCGAACCTCCAGGTCGTGCGGGAGCATCGGCGCAAGGGAATCGCCAAGGCGCTGATGGGCCGCATGCTGGAGGACGATCGGCGCCTGGGGGACCGAGCATCGGTCTTGCTTTCCAGCCACACCGGCGCCCACCTGTATCCGACCGTGGGATACCGGCAGCTCGGCACCCTGCTGCTCTATACCCTGTAA
- a CDS encoding DUF1579 domain-containing protein, with amino-acid sequence MSVPEFWKAMIGSWTGENKLWLMPGDPSSDSKATARVEPLANGKFLGVHYTWEESGETQEGFALVGASKDGTSAQATWVDSWHMGDSPMALREVPSAPGVVALLGSYPAPEGPDWGWRVEFEPGGQDHWTMRMFNITPDGQEAPAVLAEFVRAPS; translated from the coding sequence ATGAGCGTGCCCGAGTTTTGGAAAGCGATGATCGGCTCCTGGACGGGAGAGAACAAGCTCTGGCTGATGCCAGGGGATCCGTCGTCGGATTCGAAGGCGACCGCACGTGTGGAACCGCTAGCGAACGGCAAATTTCTCGGGGTCCACTACACCTGGGAGGAGAGCGGCGAGACGCAAGAGGGCTTCGCCCTGGTTGGGGCTTCGAAGGACGGGACCTCGGCCCAAGCCACCTGGGTGGATTCCTGGCACATGGGGGATAGCCCGATGGCGTTGCGTGAAGTGCCCTCAGCTCCGGGCGTGGTGGCACTGCTCGGCTCCTACCCCGCGCCGGAAGGACCGGATTGGGGTTGGCGCGTGGAGTTCGAGCCCGGTGGGCAGGATCATTGGACGATGCGGATGTTCAACATCACCCCGGATGGCCAGGAGGCGCCCGCCGTCCTTGCCGAATTCGTCCGCGCCCCCTCGTAG